The proteins below are encoded in one region of Candidatus Palauibacter soopunensis:
- the ggt gene encoding gamma-glutamyltransferase translates to MKRRDFLATSAAAAAGSGLVACRPPETSAAAPLTSGQWGSGDYSHVPGLAGPAHGTVWGRTGVTACSDYYASLAGTQTMMQGGNAIDAMVAACATLNVSDPYMSGIGGFGGYMLIYLAEENRVVGLDALGRSPAASSPETMTLDDFAMGYKAPIVPGAFKGWAAALERYGTMSLGDLFEPAIQLAEDGFVFSKFDERYTQSSAEKLSRFPSTTRVFFPNGRPPRMGEIIRQPELAASMRHLARTGADDLYRGELADRIVAFLAENGGHLTKADLESYEVEWREPIRTTFQGYDLHAMPPGSCGMSMFQALNIMDGFDLANMDLYGSEFVHLWLEAMKLALADDDRYNTGKEDADIPVDMIISREYADEQRAKIDPVRVASFSGAPLPFYGTTSLSTVDRWGNAVAFTQSLVNGYGSGVIAGDTGIFLNNGHMFGFVLEEGHVNHLEGGKRAKGVMTPCIMMRDGDLFAAVGAQGGYTIPQTVGQVVTKLAVAGMDMQLAIASPRMCVNRGGGRTPIPEDSVTYLEAGFPPAVYEELAERGHYLAEPGNLGGVQGVHRDAETGGLAGGSDPRRDGHAIAW, encoded by the coding sequence ATGAAACGCCGAGACTTTCTCGCCACCTCCGCCGCCGCGGCCGCCGGATCGGGCCTCGTCGCCTGCCGTCCCCCCGAGACATCCGCCGCCGCGCCCCTCACCTCCGGGCAGTGGGGCTCCGGCGACTACTCGCATGTGCCCGGCCTGGCCGGGCCCGCGCACGGCACCGTGTGGGGTCGCACGGGCGTGACGGCCTGCTCCGACTACTACGCGTCCCTCGCCGGCACGCAGACCATGATGCAAGGGGGGAACGCGATCGACGCGATGGTCGCCGCGTGCGCCACGCTGAACGTGTCGGATCCCTACATGTCCGGGATCGGGGGCTTCGGCGGCTACATGCTCATCTATCTTGCCGAAGAAAACCGGGTGGTGGGACTCGATGCGCTCGGCCGCTCGCCCGCCGCCTCGTCGCCGGAGACGATGACGCTCGACGACTTCGCGATGGGCTACAAGGCGCCGATCGTTCCCGGCGCCTTCAAGGGGTGGGCCGCCGCTCTCGAGCGATACGGTACGATGAGCCTCGGCGACCTGTTCGAGCCCGCGATCCAGCTCGCCGAAGATGGCTTCGTGTTCTCGAAGTTCGACGAGCGCTACACGCAGTCGAGCGCGGAGAAGCTGAGCCGCTTCCCGTCGACGACGCGCGTGTTCTTCCCCAACGGCCGCCCGCCGCGCATGGGCGAGATCATCCGGCAGCCGGAGCTCGCCGCGAGCATGCGGCACCTCGCCCGCACGGGAGCGGACGACCTCTACAGGGGCGAACTCGCCGACCGCATCGTCGCTTTCCTGGCCGAGAACGGCGGCCACCTCACGAAGGCGGACCTGGAATCGTACGAGGTCGAGTGGCGCGAGCCGATCCGGACGACGTTCCAGGGATACGATCTGCACGCGATGCCGCCGGGTTCGTGCGGGATGTCGATGTTCCAGGCGCTGAACATCATGGACGGGTTCGACCTCGCGAACATGGATCTGTACGGCTCCGAGTTCGTCCACCTGTGGCTCGAGGCGATGAAGCTCGCCCTCGCCGACGATGACCGGTACAACACCGGCAAGGAAGACGCGGACATCCCCGTGGACATGATCATCTCCCGGGAGTACGCCGACGAACAGCGCGCGAAGATCGATCCCGTGCGCGTCGCCTCCTTCTCCGGGGCCCCGCTTCCGTTCTACGGGACGACGAGTCTCTCCACCGTCGACCGCTGGGGGAACGCGGTCGCCTTCACGCAATCGCTCGTGAACGGGTACGGGAGCGGCGTGATCGCGGGGGACACCGGGATCTTCCTCAACAACGGCCACATGTTCGGCTTCGTGCTCGAGGAGGGTCACGTGAACCACCTCGAGGGCGGCAAGCGGGCGAAGGGCGTGATGACGCCGTGCATCATGATGAGGGACGGCGACCTCTTCGCGGCGGTCGGGGCGCAGGGCGGCTACACGATCCCGCAGACGGTTGGGCAGGTCGTCACGAAGCTCGCGGTGGCGGGCATGGACATGCAGCTCGCGATCGCCTCGCCGCGCATGTGCGTGAACCGGGGCGGGGGGCGGACGCCGATCCCGGAGGACTCCGTGACCTATCTCGAAGCGGGCTTCCCGCCCGCGGTGTATGAGGAACTGGCGGAGCGTGGCCACTACCTGGCGGAACCGGGCAATCTGGGCGGCGTGCAGGGCGTGCACCGGGATGCGGAGACCGGCGGACTGGCCGGCGGATCGGACCCGCGCCGGGACGGCCACGCCATCGCCTGGTAG
- the ggt gene encoding gamma-glutamyltransferase produces the protein MKRRDFLATSAAAAAGSGLIACRAPETAAAPPDGIGQWGPAGDSNVPGLLGPAHGTVWGRRGVTAAADYYASLAGTTIMMRGGNAIDAIVAASATLNVSEPYMSGLGGFGGFMLIYLAEENRVVGLDALGRAPAASSASTITPDDVEMGYRAPIVPGAFKGWAAVLERYGTMSLGDVFEPAIQLAEDGFVISKFDALHTNGSADKLGRFPSSTRVMFPNGRPPRMGEIIRQPELAASMRRLAREGADDFYMGEIGDRIVAFLAENGGHMTKADLEGYEVAWREPITTTFQGHDLYAMPPGSCGMTMFQALNIMDGFDLANMDLYSSEFAHLWLEANRLALIDDEQYNTGNEDAEIPVDMIISKEYADEQRATIDPARIASFSGAPLPFFGTTSLSSADRWGNAVAFTQSLVALYGSGVIAGDTGIFLNNGHMFGFSLEEGHANYIAGGQKAKGVMTPCVVMKDGNLVAAVGAAGGYTIPQTVGQVITKLTAGGMDMQLAIASPRMCLNRGGGLTPIPEDSVTYLEAGFPPDVYGELADRGHNLVEPGNLGGVQGVYRDAETGALAGGSDPRRDGHAIAW, from the coding sequence ATGAAGCGCCGAGACTTCCTCGCCACGTCCGCCGCGGCCGCCGCCGGATCCGGTCTGATCGCCTGCCGTGCCCCCGAAACGGCCGCCGCGCCCCCCGACGGGATCGGACAATGGGGTCCGGCCGGAGATTCGAACGTTCCGGGCCTGCTCGGACCCGCGCACGGGACCGTGTGGGGCCGCCGCGGCGTGACCGCCGCCGCCGACTACTACGCCTCGCTCGCCGGCACGACGATCATGATGCGGGGCGGAAACGCGATCGACGCCATCGTCGCCGCCTCCGCCACGCTCAACGTCTCCGAGCCCTACATGTCCGGGCTCGGCGGCTTCGGCGGCTTCATGCTCATCTACCTGGCCGAGGAGAACCGGGTCGTCGGACTCGACGCGCTCGGCCGGGCGCCCGCGGCCTCCTCGGCGAGCACGATCACGCCGGATGATGTCGAGATGGGCTATCGCGCCCCGATCGTGCCCGGCGCCTTCAAGGGCTGGGCCGCCGTGCTCGAGCGCTACGGGACGATGAGCCTCGGCGACGTGTTCGAGCCCGCGATCCAGCTCGCCGAGGACGGCTTCGTGATCTCGAAGTTCGATGCGCTCCACACCAACGGGAGCGCGGATAAGCTCGGGAGGTTCCCGTCCAGCACCCGCGTCATGTTCCCGAACGGGCGCCCGCCGCGCATGGGCGAGATCATCAGGCAGCCCGAACTCGCCGCCAGCATGCGCCGACTCGCGCGCGAAGGCGCGGACGACTTCTACATGGGCGAGATCGGAGACCGCATCGTCGCCTTCCTCGCCGAGAACGGCGGCCACATGACGAAGGCCGATCTGGAGGGCTACGAGGTCGCGTGGAGAGAGCCCATCACGACGACCTTCCAGGGGCACGATCTGTACGCCATGCCGCCGGGGTCGTGCGGGATGACGATGTTCCAGGCGCTCAACATCATGGACGGCTTCGACCTCGCCAACATGGATCTCTACAGCTCCGAGTTCGCCCACCTGTGGCTCGAGGCGAACCGGCTCGCCCTGATCGACGACGAGCAGTACAACACCGGGAACGAAGACGCGGAGATCCCGGTCGACATGATCATCTCGAAGGAATACGCGGACGAACAGCGGGCGACGATCGATCCCGCCCGCATCGCCTCCTTCTCGGGCGCCCCCCTCCCGTTCTTCGGGACGACGAGCCTCTCTTCCGCCGACCGCTGGGGGAACGCCGTCGCCTTCACGCAGTCTCTCGTCGCCCTCTACGGGAGCGGCGTCATCGCGGGCGACACGGGGATCTTCCTCAACAACGGCCACATGTTCGGCTTCTCCCTCGAGGAGGGGCACGCCAACTACATCGCGGGAGGCCAGAAGGCGAAGGGCGTGATGACGCCGTGCGTCGTCATGAAGGACGGAAATCTCGTCGCGGCCGTCGGCGCCGCCGGCGGTTACACGATCCCGCAGACGGTTGGACAGGTGATCACGAAGCTGACGGCGGGCGGGATGGACATGCAGCTCGCGATCGCGTCGCCCCGCATGTGTCTCAACCGGGGCGGGGGCCTCACGCCGATTCCGGAGGATTCCGTCACGTACCTGGAGGCGGGCTTCCCGCCCGATGTGTACGGAGAATTGGCGGACCGCGGCCACAATCTCGTCGAGCCCGGCAACCTCGGCGGTGTACAGGGCGTGTACCGGGATGCGGAGACGGGCGCCCTCGCCGGCGGATCGGATCCGCGCCGCGACGGCCACGCGATCGCCTGGTGA
- the ggt gene encoding gamma-glutamyltransferase encodes MKRRDFLATSAAAAAGSSLIGCRPPETAGAATAASGQWGPAGDSNVPGLLGPAHRAVWGARGVTAAADYYASLAGTTIMMQGGNAVDAIVAASAMLNVSEPYMSGIGGFGGFMLIYLAEENRVVGLDALGKSPAASSPETMTLDDFAAGYKAPIVPGAFKGWAAALERYGTMSLGDVFEPAIRLAEDGFVVSRFDEIHTNGAAAEKLGQFPSTTRVMFPNGRPPRMGEIIRQPDLAASMRRLAREGADDFYKGEIGERVVSFLADNGGHMTMGDLESYDVTWKEPITTTYQGHDLYAMPPGSCGMSMFQALNIMDGFDLANMDLYSSEFAHLWLEAYRLALIDDDRYNTGKEDVDIPVDMIISKEYADDQRAKIDPTRIASFSGAPLPFFGTTSLSSADRWGNAVAFTQSLVSGYGSGVIAGDTGIFLNNGHTFGFVLEEGHVNHLEGGQKAKGVMTPCVVMKDGNLVAAVGAAGGYTIPQTVGQVITKLTTGGMDIQLAIASPRMCLNRGGGRTPIPEDSVTYLEAGFPPEVYDELEDRGHNLAEPGNPGGVQGVYRDAETGALAGGSDPRRDGHAIAW; translated from the coding sequence ATGAAGCGCCGAGACTTCCTCGCCACCTCCGCCGCCGCCGCCGCCGGATCCAGTCTCATCGGATGCCGGCCTCCCGAAACCGCGGGCGCGGCCACCGCCGCGAGCGGGCAATGGGGCCCGGCCGGAGACTCCAACGTCCCGGGCCTGCTCGGGCCCGCGCACCGGGCCGTCTGGGGAGCGCGCGGCGTGACGGCCGCCGCCGACTACTACGCCTCCCTCGCCGGCACGACGATCATGATGCAGGGCGGGAACGCGGTGGACGCCATCGTGGCCGCCTCCGCGATGCTCAACGTCTCCGAACCCTACATGTCCGGCATCGGGGGATTCGGCGGCTTCATGCTCATCTACCTGGCCGAGGAGAACCGGGTCGTCGGACTCGACGCGCTCGGAAAATCGCCGGCCGCCTCGTCCCCGGAAACGATGACGCTCGACGACTTCGCGGCGGGCTACAAGGCGCCCATCGTACCCGGCGCCTTCAAGGGCTGGGCCGCCGCCCTCGAACGCTACGGGACGATGAGCCTGGGCGACGTGTTCGAACCCGCGATTCGGCTCGCCGAGGACGGGTTCGTCGTCTCGCGCTTCGACGAGATCCACACGAACGGCGCCGCGGCCGAGAAGCTGGGACAGTTCCCGTCGACCACACGCGTCATGTTCCCGAACGGCCGTCCCCCGCGCATGGGCGAGATCATCCGGCAACCCGATCTCGCCGCGAGCATGCGGCGCCTCGCCCGCGAGGGCGCGGACGACTTCTACAAGGGGGAGATCGGGGAGCGCGTCGTCTCCTTCCTCGCCGACAACGGCGGCCACATGACGATGGGCGACCTCGAGTCGTACGACGTCACGTGGAAGGAACCGATCACGACGACGTACCAGGGGCACGACCTGTACGCGATGCCGCCGGGCTCGTGCGGGATGTCGATGTTCCAGGCGCTCAACATCATGGACGGATTCGACCTCGCGAACATGGACCTCTACAGCTCCGAGTTCGCGCACCTGTGGCTCGAGGCGTACCGGCTCGCCCTCATCGATGACGACCGCTACAACACGGGGAAGGAAGACGTCGATATCCCCGTCGACATGATCATCTCGAAGGAATACGCGGACGACCAGCGGGCGAAGATCGACCCCACCCGCATCGCCTCCTTCTCCGGGGCCCCGCTCCCCTTCTTCGGAACGACGAGCCTCTCGTCCGCCGACCGCTGGGGGAACGCGGTCGCCTTCACGCAGTCGCTCGTGAGCGGCTACGGGAGCGGCGTGATCGCCGGCGACACCGGCATCTTCCTGAACAACGGTCACACCTTCGGCTTCGTCCTCGAGGAAGGGCACGTCAATCACCTCGAGGGCGGCCAGAAGGCGAAGGGAGTGATGACGCCGTGCGTCGTGATGAAGGACGGAAACCTCGTCGCGGCCGTCGGCGCCGCGGGCGGCTACACGATCCCGCAGACCGTGGGCCAGGTGATCACGAAGCTGACGACGGGCGGCATGGACATACAGCTCGCGATCGCCTCTCCGCGCATGTGCCTCAACCGGGGCGGGGGGCGCACGCCGATCCCGGAGGATTCGGTCACGTACCTGGAGGCGGGCTTCCCGCCCGAGGTGTACGACGAACTCGAGGACCGCGGCCACAATCTGGCCGAGCCCGGCAACCCCGGCGGCGTGCAGGGCGTGTACCGGGATGCCGAGACCGGCGCCCTCGCCGGCGGATCCGACCCGCGCCGGGACGGCCACGCCATCGCCTGGTAG
- a CDS encoding lamin tail domain-containing protein, with product MRRGWERLRRVLAVATVATLLAAPVFATAPSAPTADPDSVLRITFLDVGQADAVLIQAPGGRTALIDAGRDDVAPLLRQFGVSEIDLLVATHPHADHIGGMAGVIAALPVRFYMDNGEPHTTQTYRRLLAALDARPEITYLEASPRTLTLGEVEIDVLPLLPRGTTNHNDRSVSLLVRFGEFRAFLSGDSEVRQLTHLMNQGAVRELALLKAPHHGSDNGFTREFLNAARPRVVVISVGRNSYGHPRPAALRAYEASGATVFRTDWHGHVSVQGRESGDYEVSFGGEIALRGRAGDRPTHRPPVAAPGPASVPAGAGDARLRLWVHADAPGNDHRNPNGEYAVIRNLESGDRPIGGWSLCDRANHCFRFPAGAVLEAGGQLVVHTGAGRADATRYYMGRRQAVWNNNGDTATLYDDTGAVVVVFDY from the coding sequence GTGAGGCGCGGCTGGGAGCGGCTTCGCCGCGTCCTTGCCGTCGCCACCGTTGCCACCCTCCTCGCCGCGCCGGTCTTCGCGACGGCCCCGTCTGCCCCGACCGCCGATCCGGACTCCGTCCTGCGCATCACGTTCCTCGATGTCGGACAGGCGGATGCCGTCCTCATCCAGGCGCCGGGTGGCCGGACCGCGCTCATCGACGCGGGGCGAGACGACGTCGCCCCTCTACTGCGGCAGTTCGGCGTGAGCGAGATCGATCTGCTCGTCGCGACGCACCCCCACGCGGATCACATCGGCGGCATGGCCGGCGTCATCGCGGCGCTCCCGGTCCGCTTCTACATGGACAACGGGGAGCCGCACACGACGCAGACCTACCGGCGGCTCCTCGCCGCCCTCGACGCGCGTCCGGAAATCACCTATCTGGAGGCCTCGCCGCGGACGCTCACGCTCGGAGAAGTCGAGATCGATGTCCTGCCTCTGCTCCCGCGGGGGACGACGAATCACAACGACCGCTCCGTCAGCCTGCTCGTGCGGTTCGGAGAGTTCAGGGCCTTCCTCAGCGGTGATTCCGAAGTACGGCAGTTGACTCACCTGATGAACCAGGGGGCCGTCCGCGAGTTGGCGCTGCTCAAGGCGCCGCACCACGGTAGCGACAACGGCTTCACGCGGGAGTTTCTGAACGCCGCCCGACCTCGGGTCGTCGTGATCTCGGTGGGCCGCAACAGCTACGGCCATCCGCGGCCGGCCGCCCTCCGGGCCTACGAGGCGTCGGGGGCCACCGTGTTCCGCACGGATTGGCACGGCCACGTCTCCGTGCAGGGGCGCGAGAGCGGCGACTATGAGGTCTCGTTCGGCGGGGAGATCGCGTTGCGCGGCAGGGCGGGGGACCGCCCGACCCACCGTCCGCCCGTGGCGGCTCCCGGGCCGGCCAGTGTCCCCGCCGGCGCGGGTGATGCGCGACTCCGACTCTGGGTGCACGCCGATGCGCCGGGCAACGATCACAGGAACCCGAACGGGGAATATGCCGTGATCCGAAATCTGGAGTCCGGCGACCGACCGATCGGGGGCTGGTCCCTTTGCGACCGAGCCAACCATTGCTTCCGGTTTCCCGCGGGAGCGGTGCTGGAGGCCGGCGGACAACTCGTGGTCCACACCGGTGCTGGGCGTGCCGACGCCACACGCTACTACATGGGCCGACGGCAGGCCGTGTGGAACAACAACGGCGATACCGCGACCCTCTACGACGACACCGGGGCCGTCGTCGTCGTGTTCGACTATTGA
- a CDS encoding FAD-dependent oxidoreductase — MSERASQPAAASIAVIGAGIVGSCLVEHLARLGWDDLVLLDKGPLPDPGGSTGHASNFIFPTDHNREVAMLTLESQRQYEALGVQTTCGGVEVARTEARMEELRRRMTSARAWGIDAELLTPGEVAERIPFVNPDVILGGFWMSSVSVVDSVRAGTLMRERALSRGALTILDNTQVTGLEVEPWPSGRPRLRAVLTARGRIEVEHAVIACGVWSPLIAELAGASIPLTPAVHQMADLGPVDPLRATGNEIGYPIVRDMDAFMYERQKYQAMEVGSYAHRPILVRPEDIPPGEGAERSPTERPFTRDDFAPQLAQAREIMGELLRDAEIGYAINGLLSLTPDAHPVLGETAEVANLWSAAAVWIKEGPGAARILAEWITHGHPRLCDPHDSDVTRFQPHERTRRHVRARAREHFNKTYGIVHPREQWESCRDVHRSALHARTEALEAVYYEARGWERPQWYESNAALVERYGVAERPHEWDRRWWSPIIEAEHLHLREKVGVVDLGAFQIFDVTGPGALAYLEGMAANACDRPPGTSIYTPLLTPDGGFRADLTIQRLGTDRFRVVTGAFDGARDAAWFRKHLQEDGSVRFEDRSAAICALGVWGPGAEALLEKISGTTLSQTAFPYASVRDVALDGIPATMCRISYVGESGWEIYVEAALATRVWDAVREAGRAFGLRPVGAGVYGTTGRMEKGYALMGAELTSEYSPVEAGLARPRVKPAEFIGRAAYLKAREAGPAAMLRTLTMDDHADAPDLARFPTGGNEPLLGLDGERIVDAHGRESRVTSAGMGPSVGKYLLMAYLPPKLAAPGTRLQVLYMNEVFPVTVAGGTALFDPTGARMRS; from the coding sequence GTGAGCGAACGCGCGTCGCAGCCGGCGGCGGCCAGCATCGCCGTTATCGGGGCCGGCATCGTCGGCAGCTGCCTCGTCGAGCACCTCGCCAGGCTGGGTTGGGACGACCTCGTCCTCCTCGACAAGGGCCCCCTGCCCGATCCCGGCGGCTCCACCGGCCACGCGTCGAACTTCATCTTCCCCACCGACCACAACCGCGAGGTCGCGATGCTGACGCTGGAGAGCCAGCGCCAGTACGAGGCGCTCGGGGTGCAGACGACGTGCGGCGGCGTCGAGGTCGCCCGCACGGAGGCGCGGATGGAGGAACTGCGGCGGCGCATGACGTCGGCGCGCGCGTGGGGCATCGACGCCGAGCTGCTTACGCCGGGCGAGGTGGCGGAACGGATCCCGTTCGTGAATCCGGACGTCATCCTGGGCGGCTTCTGGATGTCGTCCGTGTCCGTGGTCGACTCTGTGCGGGCCGGAACGCTGATGCGGGAGCGCGCCCTGTCCCGGGGAGCGCTCACGATCCTGGACAACACCCAGGTCACGGGACTGGAGGTCGAACCCTGGCCCTCCGGGCGCCCTCGCCTGCGGGCCGTCCTCACCGCGCGGGGCCGCATCGAGGTCGAGCACGCGGTCATCGCGTGCGGGGTGTGGAGCCCTCTCATCGCGGAGCTGGCCGGCGCCTCGATTCCGCTCACGCCGGCGGTCCATCAGATGGCGGACCTCGGCCCGGTCGACCCCCTCCGCGCGACCGGCAACGAGATCGGTTATCCCATCGTGCGCGACATGGACGCCTTCATGTACGAGCGTCAGAAATACCAAGCGATGGAGGTCGGTTCGTACGCGCACCGCCCCATCCTCGTGCGCCCGGAGGACATCCCCCCGGGCGAAGGGGCGGAACGCTCTCCCACGGAAAGGCCATTCACGCGGGACGACTTCGCGCCCCAACTCGCGCAGGCGCGGGAGATCATGGGAGAGCTGCTGCGGGACGCCGAGATCGGATACGCGATCAACGGCCTTCTCTCCCTCACGCCCGACGCGCACCCGGTGCTGGGAGAGACCGCCGAGGTGGCCAACCTGTGGTCCGCGGCGGCGGTCTGGATCAAGGAGGGTCCGGGGGCGGCGCGGATTCTCGCCGAGTGGATCACGCACGGCCATCCCCGCCTCTGCGACCCGCACGATTCCGACGTCACCCGCTTCCAGCCGCACGAGCGCACGCGCCGGCATGTCCGGGCCCGCGCCCGGGAGCACTTCAACAAGACGTACGGGATCGTACACCCGCGCGAGCAGTGGGAGTCCTGCCGCGACGTGCACCGCTCGGCGCTCCACGCCCGCACCGAGGCCCTGGAGGCCGTGTACTACGAGGCGCGCGGCTGGGAGCGCCCCCAGTGGTACGAGTCGAACGCGGCACTCGTCGAACGGTACGGCGTCGCCGAGCGGCCGCACGAATGGGATCGCCGCTGGTGGTCTCCCATCATCGAGGCGGAGCACCTGCACCTGCGTGAGAAGGTCGGCGTCGTCGACCTGGGCGCGTTTCAGATCTTCGATGTGACGGGCCCCGGCGCCCTCGCATACCTGGAGGGAATGGCCGCCAACGCGTGCGACCGCCCGCCCGGGACGTCCATCTACACCCCGCTGCTGACGCCGGACGGCGGCTTCAGGGCAGACCTCACGATCCAGCGGCTGGGCACCGACCGTTTCCGCGTCGTGACCGGCGCCTTCGACGGGGCGCGGGACGCGGCCTGGTTCCGCAAGCACCTGCAGGAGGACGGCTCCGTCCGCTTTGAAGATCGGTCGGCGGCGATCTGCGCGCTGGGCGTATGGGGCCCCGGAGCCGAGGCGCTCCTGGAGAAGATCTCCGGGACGACCCTGTCGCAGACCGCGTTCCCGTACGCCTCCGTGCGGGATGTCGCGCTGGACGGGATTCCGGCCACCATGTGCCGGATCTCGTATGTCGGCGAGAGCGGGTGGGAGATCTACGTGGAGGCCGCTCTCGCGACGCGGGTGTGGGACGCCGTGCGGGAGGCGGGCCGGGCGTTCGGCCTGCGCCCGGTGGGCGCCGGAGTCTACGGCACGACGGGCCGCATGGAGAAAGGCTATGCCCTCATGGGGGCCGAACTCACCTCGGAGTACTCCCCGGTGGAGGCCGGCCTGGCACGACCGCGCGTGAAGCCGGCAGAGTTCATCGGCCGGGCCGCCTACCTGAAGGCCCGGGAGGCGGGTCCCGCGGCGATGCTCCGCACGCTCACCATGGACGACCACGCCGACGCCCCGGACCTCGCCCGCTTCCCCACTGGAGGCAACGAGCCGCTTCTGGGGCTCGATGGGGAGCGCATCGTCGACGCTCACGGGCGGGAGTCCCGCGTGACGTCGGCCGGGATGGGCCCCTCCGTAGGGAAGTACCTCCTAATGGCGTACCTCCCGCCGAAACTCGCCGCCCCCGGAACGCGGCTCCAGGTTCTCTACATGAACGAAGTCTTCCCGGTCACCGTGGCCGGCGGCACCGCGCTCTTCGACCCGACCGGCGCCCGCATGAGATCGTGA
- a CDS encoding DUF3006 domain-containing protein produces the protein MSRQAEHLWVVERVEGSIAVIIRDGDERTEDVPIETLPAGSREGAVLRVPEADGRPDWAAAALDEEARRARLREAEDVLRRLRRRDPGGDIKL, from the coding sequence TTGAGCCGGCAGGCGGAGCACCTCTGGGTCGTCGAGCGCGTGGAGGGGTCCATCGCCGTAATCATCCGCGATGGGGACGAGCGCACCGAGGACGTGCCCATCGAGACGCTTCCCGCCGGGAGCCGCGAAGGGGCCGTGCTGCGGGTACCGGAGGCCGACGGACGGCCCGACTGGGCGGCGGCCGCGCTCGACGAAGAGGCGCGCCGCGCCCGTCTCCGCGAGGCGGAAGACGTGCTCCGGCGCCTGAGACGGCGCGACCCCGGCGGCGACATCAAGCTGTAG